In Alkalihalobacterium alkalinitrilicum, a genomic segment contains:
- a CDS encoding acyl-CoA dehydrogenase, with translation MNLRFTEEQEMMRKMVRDFANEKITPFIEEMEENDTFPRAIVDQMGELGLMGIPISEEFGGAGMDFTSYIIAINELSRVSATVGVILSVHTSVGTNPILYFGTEEQKKKYVPKLASGEYLGAFGLTEPGAGSDAGSLKTSAVKKGDNYVLNGSKVFITNGGEADTYVVFASTNPEEGSTGISTFIVEKDTPGFTVGKKEKKMGLHGSNTVMLMFEDVIVPAENLLGQEGEGFKIAMSNLDNGRIGIAAQALGIAEAALEAATKYAKERKQFGRAIGTQQGLAFKLADMATKVEAARLLVYQAANMKDRGLPCGQQASMAKLFASRSAVEVAIEAVQVFGGYGYTKEYPVERFFRDAKVTEIYEGTSEIQKIVINKYLFD, from the coding sequence ATGAACTTACGTTTTACAGAAGAACAAGAAATGATGAGAAAGATGGTTCGAGATTTTGCCAATGAGAAAATTACTCCATTTATTGAAGAAATGGAAGAGAACGATACGTTTCCACGTGCAATCGTCGACCAAATGGGTGAACTGGGGTTAATGGGAATTCCCATTTCTGAGGAGTTTGGCGGAGCTGGGATGGACTTTACTTCTTATATTATCGCAATCAATGAACTATCAAGAGTAAGTGCAACTGTAGGGGTTATTCTTTCTGTACACACATCAGTAGGAACAAATCCAATCCTCTATTTTGGAACGGAAGAACAAAAGAAAAAGTATGTTCCTAAACTAGCTTCAGGTGAATATTTAGGAGCTTTCGGGTTAACGGAACCAGGAGCAGGATCAGATGCAGGAAGTTTAAAAACATCGGCCGTAAAAAAAGGTGATAACTACGTATTGAATGGTTCAAAAGTTTTTATTACAAATGGGGGCGAAGCGGATACGTATGTTGTGTTTGCGTCAACTAACCCTGAAGAAGGTTCTACTGGAATTTCGACCTTTATCGTTGAAAAAGATACACCTGGATTTACCGTAGGAAAGAAAGAAAAGAAAATGGGGTTACATGGTTCGAATACCGTTATGTTGATGTTTGAAGATGTGATTGTTCCAGCTGAAAACTTACTAGGCCAAGAAGGTGAAGGCTTTAAAATTGCGATGTCTAATTTAGACAATGGACGTATCGGAATTGCAGCACAAGCTCTCGGAATTGCAGAAGCAGCTCTAGAAGCAGCAACAAAATATGCAAAAGAACGTAAACAATTCGGTCGTGCTATTGGAACTCAACAAGGTTTAGCGTTTAAATTAGCGGATATGGCAACAAAAGTCGAAGCTGCAAGACTATTAGTCTATCAAGCGGCTAACATGAAAGATCGTGGCTTACCGTGTGGTCAACAAGCATCAATGGCAAAGTTATTCGCATCACGTTCAGCTGTGGAAGTGGCAATTGAGGCGGTTCAAGTATTCGGTGGTTACGGATATACGAAAGAATATCCAGTTGAGCGTTTCTTTAGAGATGCAAAAGTAACCGAGATTTACGAAGGAACAAGTGAGATTCAAAAGATTGTAATTAATAAATACCTTTTTGATTGA
- a CDS encoding acyl-CoA dehydrogenase → MNFQLTEEQEMLRKMIRDFAENEVAPTAEERDEEERFDRAIFDKMAELGITGIPFPEEYGGIGADYVSYAIAVEELSRVCASTGVTLSAHVSLCSWPIYKFGTEEQKQKYLRALAEGRSIGAYGLTEPGAGSDVASMKTTAKEDGDHYVLNGSKIFITNGGVADIYVVFAVTDADKKHKGITAFIVESDMPGFSVGKKEKKLGIRSSPTAEIIFEDLRVPKENILGKEGEGFKVAMMTLDGGRNGIAAQALGIAQGALDAAIGYAKERKQFGKTIGAQQGIGFKLADMATKIEAARLLTYQAAWKKSEGIPNGQEAAMSKLFAGDTAMEVTVEAVQVFGGYGYTKDYPVERYMRDAKITQIYEGTQEIQRLVISKMLLAD, encoded by the coding sequence ATGAACTTTCAATTAACTGAAGAGCAAGAAATGCTAAGAAAAATGATTAGAGATTTTGCTGAAAATGAAGTAGCTCCAACGGCTGAAGAGCGTGATGAAGAAGAGCGTTTTGACCGTGCTATTTTCGATAAAATGGCTGAGCTTGGTATTACAGGTATCCCGTTCCCTGAAGAGTATGGCGGAATTGGAGCGGACTATGTAAGTTACGCTATCGCTGTTGAAGAGCTTTCACGTGTTTGTGCTTCTACAGGTGTTACACTATCAGCACACGTTTCACTTTGCAGCTGGCCAATCTACAAATTTGGAACAGAAGAGCAAAAGCAAAAATATTTACGTGCATTAGCTGAAGGGCGCAGTATTGGTGCTTACGGTTTAACGGAGCCAGGTGCAGGTTCTGACGTAGCGAGCATGAAAACAACAGCAAAAGAAGATGGCGACCATTACGTTTTAAACGGCTCTAAGATCTTCATTACAAACGGTGGAGTTGCAGACATTTATGTTGTTTTTGCTGTAACAGATGCAGATAAAAAGCACAAAGGCATTACAGCATTTATCGTAGAAAGTGACATGCCAGGATTTTCAGTAGGGAAGAAGGAAAAGAAATTAGGAATTCGTTCATCACCTACAGCAGAAATCATCTTTGAAGATTTACGTGTACCAAAAGAAAACATTCTTGGTAAAGAAGGCGAAGGATTTAAGGTTGCCATGATGACACTAGATGGCGGACGTAACGGTATCGCTGCTCAAGCATTAGGAATTGCACAAGGTGCATTAGATGCTGCTATTGGCTATGCGAAAGAGCGTAAACAATTTGGTAAAACAATTGGAGCACAACAAGGGATTGGCTTTAAACTAGCAGATATGGCTACAAAAATTGAAGCAGCTCGCCTATTAACGTATCAAGCGGCTTGGAAAAAGAGTGAAGGAATTCCAAACGGGCAAGAGGCTGCGATGTCAAAACTATTTGCTGGAGACACTGCAATGGAAGTGACAGTAGAAGCTGTTCAAGTATTTGGTGGATATGGATATACGAAAGACTATCCAGTAGAGCGTTATATGCGTGATGCGAAAATCACACAAATCTATGAGGGAACGCAAGAAATTCAACGTCTCGTTATCTCAAAAATGTTATTAGCAGACTAA
- a CDS encoding 3-hydroxybutyryl-CoA dehydrogenase has protein sequence MAVQTVMVIGAGQMGSGIVQVHAMAGIQVYMHDLKEEFVEKGMNTIKKNLDRQVEKGRLTEAERNEIVARITLSTDIQNAAKVDLVIEAAVENMEIKSKIFSELDQIAPEHTILATNTSSLPITEIAASTNRPEKVIGMHFMNPVPVMKLVEIIRGLATSDEVYGVIEDLSRQLGKTPVEVNDFPGFVSNRILMPMINEAIYTVFEGVATPEAVDEVMKLGMNHPMGPLTLADFIGLDTCLYIMETLHEGFGDDKYRPCPLLRKYVKAGWLGKKSGRGFYNYN, from the coding sequence ATGGCAGTTCAAACAGTAATGGTAATTGGCGCAGGCCAAATGGGATCTGGAATTGTTCAAGTGCATGCAATGGCAGGAATTCAAGTTTATATGCACGACTTAAAAGAAGAATTTGTTGAAAAAGGTATGAACACGATTAAGAAAAACTTAGATCGTCAAGTCGAAAAAGGAAGATTGACAGAAGCTGAGCGAAATGAAATTGTAGCTCGTATCACCCTATCAACAGACATTCAAAATGCAGCAAAAGTAGATTTAGTTATAGAAGCAGCGGTTGAAAATATGGAGATTAAATCAAAGATCTTCAGTGAATTAGATCAAATTGCCCCTGAACATACAATTTTAGCAACAAATACATCATCTTTACCGATTACAGAAATCGCTGCATCTACTAACCGTCCAGAAAAAGTTATTGGGATGCACTTTATGAACCCAGTACCTGTTATGAAGCTAGTTGAAATTATTCGTGGATTAGCAACATCCGATGAAGTGTACGGTGTAATTGAAGATTTATCTCGTCAATTAGGAAAAACGCCAGTTGAAGTAAACGACTTCCCAGGTTTCGTATCAAACCGTATATTAATGCCAATGATCAATGAAGCGATCTATACAGTATTTGAAGGAGTTGCCACTCCAGAAGCGGTCGATGAAGTAATGAAATTAGGTATGAATCACCCAATGGGGCCTCTAACCCTTGCTGACTTTATCGGTTTAGATACGTGTCTTTACATTATGGAAACATTACATGAAGGTTTTGGTGACGATAAGTACCGTCCTTGCCCATTGCTTCGCAAATATGTAAAGGCAGGCTGGCTTGGTAAGAAATCAGGTCGCGGATTTTATAACTACAACTAA
- a CDS encoding acetyl-CoA C-acetyltransferase — protein MSTTVIVGGARTPFGKFGGGLASLTASQLGGIAIKEALRRAGVDPNEVQELIMGNVLQGGQGQIPSRQASSFAELPWHVTTETVNKVCASGMRSVTMADQIIRAKDAEVVVAGGMESMSNAPYFIPNARWGMRMGDSKVVDLMVHDGLTCSFNKVHMGTYGNSVAEELGLTREAQDAWAYRSHERALASIETGKFAEEIVPVEVPQRKGDPIVVSQDEAPRAETSVEGLSKLKPVFGKEGSITAGNAPGVNDGAGALVLMSEERAKQEGKQVLAKIIGHAAISIEPKDFPKTPGLVIKKLLEKTGKTLEEIALFEINEAFAAVALASNQLANLDPEKVNVNGGAVALGHPIGASGTRVILTLAYELKRRGGGIGIASICSGGGQGDAIMIEV, from the coding sequence ATGTCAACAACAGTTATTGTTGGGGGAGCAAGAACACCTTTTGGGAAATTTGGTGGAGGACTTGCATCGTTAACAGCGAGTCAACTAGGTGGGATTGCAATTAAAGAAGCATTGCGTAGAGCAGGTGTTGATCCAAATGAGGTTCAAGAGCTTATTATGGGGAATGTTCTACAAGGAGGACAAGGACAAATACCTTCTCGTCAAGCGAGTTCTTTTGCAGAACTTCCTTGGCATGTGACGACGGAAACTGTCAATAAAGTATGTGCTTCGGGCATGCGTAGTGTGACTATGGCTGATCAAATCATCCGTGCGAAAGATGCTGAAGTTGTTGTAGCGGGTGGTATGGAATCGATGAGTAACGCCCCATATTTTATTCCAAATGCAAGATGGGGAATGAGAATGGGTGATAGCAAGGTTGTTGACTTAATGGTTCACGACGGTTTAACTTGCTCATTCAACAAAGTTCATATGGGGACATACGGAAACTCTGTTGCAGAAGAACTTGGTCTTACTCGTGAGGCACAAGATGCTTGGGCCTACAGGAGTCATGAGCGAGCGCTCGCTTCGATTGAAACAGGCAAGTTTGCTGAAGAAATCGTTCCAGTTGAAGTTCCACAACGTAAAGGTGACCCAATTGTTGTTTCTCAAGATGAAGCACCACGCGCTGAGACATCAGTTGAAGGTCTTAGCAAATTAAAACCAGTATTCGGTAAAGAAGGTTCAATCACAGCAGGGAATGCACCAGGTGTAAATGATGGTGCAGGTGCACTTGTCCTTATGTCTGAAGAACGTGCAAAACAAGAAGGAAAGCAAGTATTAGCGAAGATCATTGGTCATGCAGCAATTTCAATTGAGCCAAAGGATTTCCCGAAAACACCAGGTTTAGTAATTAAGAAACTACTAGAAAAAACAGGAAAGACGTTAGAAGAAATTGCATTGTTTGAAATCAATGAAGCTTTCGCGGCAGTTGCCCTTGCAAGTAACCAACTAGCAAACTTAGACCCGGAAAAAGTGAATGTGAACGGTGGTGCCGTAGCGTTAGGACACCCAATTGGTGCTAGTGGTACACGAGTCATTTTAACATTAGCATATGAATTGAAGCGTCGTGGTGGTGGAATAGGTATCGCATCGATTTGTAGTGGTGGCGGTCAAGGTGACGCTATCATGATCGAAGTTTAA